From a single Pseudomonadota bacterium genomic region:
- a CDS encoding class I SAM-dependent methyltransferase, giving the protein MAEIDTSKTVGLPVLSGRGLVLYRQGQAQPALPSGINRNAEVDTRGITSDGDNIADCATESYDFVYAVDCLTTCAEPYNALANWLRVLRPHGFLAVGSPPPEMDALIAQIGHLAVPLETPSEPAMRALRKRMAPITPTDSQQSQQVQLLAEFTQQALNERRGHPDIAHLQDILSSGACSATLVDLRRLYMLYQWLISTRHITGACIEVGCYKGGTAKLISESILRHDMNCAFHVFDTFDGMPDALAPDEAGFLNVFADNSFTDVQRLLSNNPQSFVHQGIFPESASEQVRGLTFRFAHIDVDIERSVLDCCAFVYPRLAPGGVMVFDDYGDPYCPGAARAVDAYFAGRPDSVVHLPLLSSAVLIKRG; this is encoded by the coding sequence TTGGCTGAAATTGATACATCTAAGACAGTCGGCCTCCCTGTGCTTAGCGGCCGCGGCCTGGTTCTATACCGGCAGGGACAAGCACAGCCGGCATTGCCTAGCGGGATAAACCGAAATGCCGAAGTGGACACGCGCGGTATCACCAGCGACGGCGACAACATCGCGGACTGCGCCACCGAGTCATACGATTTTGTCTATGCCGTGGATTGCCTGACAACTTGCGCTGAGCCCTATAATGCGCTGGCGAATTGGCTGCGCGTGCTACGACCGCACGGCTTTTTAGCCGTGGGCTCACCGCCGCCCGAGATGGATGCACTGATCGCCCAAATCGGACATCTCGCGGTGCCGCTTGAAACGCCTAGCGAACCAGCGATGCGGGCCCTCCGCAAACGCATGGCACCGATAACGCCGACGGACTCGCAACAATCCCAGCAAGTTCAGTTGCTGGCGGAATTCACACAACAGGCGCTGAACGAGCGCCGCGGGCATCCTGATATTGCCCATTTGCAAGACATTCTCTCGAGCGGCGCTTGCAGCGCGACGCTGGTCGATTTAAGACGGCTTTACATGCTCTATCAGTGGCTGATTTCGACCCGCCATATCACCGGCGCTTGCATCGAAGTTGGCTGCTACAAGGGCGGCACCGCGAAATTGATATCGGAATCGATCTTACGCCACGATATGAACTGCGCCTTTCACGTATTCGATACGTTCGACGGCATGCCGGATGCGCTGGCCCCGGATGAAGCCGGCTTTCTCAACGTATTCGCGGACAATTCGTTCACCGACGTTCAACGCCTGTTGTCTAACAACCCCCAGAGTTTCGTCCATCAGGGCATTTTTCCTGAATCCGCGAGTGAACAGGTGCGGGGCTTGACCTTCAGATTCGCCCATATCGACGTCGATATTGAACGCTCCGTGCTGGATTGCTGCGCCTTTGTGTATCCCCGCCTGGCGCCAGGCGGCGTCATGGTGTTCGACGATTACGGCGACCCGTACTGTCCCGGCGCCGCGCGCGCAGTCGATGCTTATTTCGCTGGCCGTCCGGACAGCGTGGTGCATCTTCCCCTGTTGTCATCCGCTGTCTTGATCAAGCGCGGCTGA
- a CDS encoding ATP-binding protein, protein MILGLNQMIEKRGPFQSDPRIDVWLVSQVELEHLRLIRALDTYHHTIGPAEADLGDLLTRFDIFWSRLLVINEGRESERLREVAGLEQTVGEVTAVLDNIEPEIATLQKADRAAYQSILSQLTDLSAPIHSMVLDTTNHNRGLRIETASARSDIFWQVVGYFIGILVSGTILVLFLLWQNREARRLLARAAEAERRAKEASTHLIHAIESFTDGFALYDQDGRLQIWNERFLTSYPKIADYAVSGRTVDQLSREGYLRGQFRQIEAGIEEWVREQNKLYKLPESFFEQRLSDGRWLHVKGRRTSDGFNAVIYTDVTEMKQREAELAENSKRLELALEKEVELSSMKSNFVATASHEFRTPLTTIFSAADLLQHYSDQMDEAEKLDYLEEIKQEVGEMTQLLDDILLVRKMEAGMFSFSPEKANFETLLRNIVRASQNLAGNLHAIKLNIECDGNNVSIDSSLIRHIVNNLLSNAIKYSPDGSPIEVSLSRGNGELILDVVDNGIGIAENEIDRVFDTFFRAENSAGIGGTGLGLSVVKTAVELHGGRISVESVVNEGTTFSVRIPDSTD, encoded by the coding sequence GTGATTCTCGGTCTAAATCAGATGATCGAGAAACGCGGCCCGTTTCAGAGCGATCCCCGCATCGATGTATGGCTGGTGTCGCAAGTTGAGCTTGAGCATCTAAGGCTCATCCGCGCCCTCGATACCTATCACCACACGATCGGACCTGCCGAGGCGGACCTGGGCGACCTCCTAACCCGATTCGATATTTTTTGGAGCCGTTTGCTGGTCATCAACGAAGGCCGCGAATCCGAACGGTTGCGCGAGGTCGCGGGACTTGAGCAAACGGTCGGCGAAGTGACTGCCGTGCTCGACAACATCGAGCCCGAAATCGCCACTCTACAAAAGGCGGATCGCGCCGCCTATCAGTCGATCCTTTCCCAGTTGACGGATTTGAGCGCGCCGATTCACTCGATGGTGCTCGACACCACGAATCACAACCGTGGATTGCGGATTGAGACTGCATCGGCGCGCAGCGATATTTTCTGGCAGGTCGTCGGCTATTTCATCGGTATTCTGGTTTCAGGGACAATCCTAGTCCTCTTCCTGCTATGGCAAAACCGCGAAGCCAGAAGATTGCTCGCCCGGGCAGCAGAGGCAGAACGGCGTGCTAAAGAGGCAAGCACGCATCTGATACATGCCATCGAAAGCTTTACCGATGGCTTCGCCCTCTACGATCAAGACGGCAGGCTGCAAATTTGGAATGAACGCTTTCTGACGAGTTACCCGAAAATCGCCGACTATGCGGTGTCCGGGCGAACGGTAGATCAATTGTCGCGTGAAGGTTATCTACGCGGCCAGTTCCGCCAAATCGAAGCCGGCATCGAGGAATGGGTCCGCGAGCAGAATAAATTATACAAGCTGCCAGAGAGTTTCTTCGAGCAGCGGCTAAGCGATGGCCGATGGCTACACGTCAAGGGCCGCCGGACAAGCGATGGATTCAACGCCGTCATCTATACTGACGTGACAGAGATGAAACAGCGCGAAGCCGAACTTGCCGAGAATTCCAAACGGCTTGAACTTGCCTTGGAAAAGGAAGTCGAGCTGAGTTCGATGAAATCCAATTTTGTCGCCACCGCATCACACGAATTTCGCACGCCTCTAACGACAATCTTTTCGGCCGCCGATCTCCTGCAACATTATAGCGACCAAATGGATGAGGCCGAAAAACTGGACTATCTAGAGGAGATCAAACAAGAAGTCGGCGAAATGACCCAATTGCTCGATGACATCTTGCTGGTGCGCAAGATGGAAGCCGGCATGTTCTCGTTCAGCCCAGAGAAGGCGAATTTCGAAACCTTGTTACGCAACATCGTCCGCGCGTCACAGAACCTGGCCGGCAACCTTCATGCCATCAAGCTCAATATTGAATGCGACGGTAATAATGTATCGATCGACAGCAGTTTGATCCGTCACATTGTCAATAATCTGCTGTCCAACGCGATAAAATATTCGCCAGACGGCAGCCCAATCGAAGTCAGTCTATCGCGCGGAAATGGCGAGCTAATCCTTGACGTGGTCGATAATGGAATCGGTATTGCGGAGAATGAAATCGACCGTGTTTTCGACACCTTTTTCCGGGCTGAAAATTCCGCCGGAATTGGCGGCACGGGGTTGGGGCTGAGCGTGGTCAAAACTGCGGTCGAATTGCACGGCGGAAGGATCAGCGTGGAAAGCGTGGTCAACGAAGGAACAACGTTCTCGGTGCGCATTCCGGATAGCACCGACTGA